In one Lysobacter alkalisoli genomic region, the following are encoded:
- a CDS encoding response regulator transcription factor, translated as MQPQPIELNPVLIVEDDAAARERLLRLMHELAGAQARIEAVADLAAAREHLQRSDCALALIDVQLPDGNGVELIAWIAQRWPQLQSVIVSAYAEEETILAAVRAGAIGYLLKDRDDDELRLSLKSLQRGGAPIDPLIARRILALVPPSPPEPDPEPMVQLSKREHEILRLVAQGFSNREIAELAALSRLTVECHTKNIYRKLAVGSRTAAVFEARALGLLN; from the coding sequence ATGCAGCCGCAGCCGATCGAGCTCAACCCGGTGCTGATCGTTGAGGACGACGCGGCCGCGCGCGAGCGCCTGCTGCGGTTGATGCACGAGCTGGCCGGCGCGCAGGCGCGTATCGAGGCGGTGGCCGACCTGGCCGCCGCGCGCGAACACCTGCAGCGGTCCGACTGCGCCCTGGCACTGATCGACGTGCAGCTGCCGGACGGAAATGGCGTCGAACTGATCGCATGGATCGCACAGCGTTGGCCCCAGCTGCAGTCGGTGATCGTTTCGGCCTATGCCGAGGAAGAAACCATCCTGGCCGCGGTGCGCGCCGGCGCGATCGGCTACCTGCTCAAGGACCGCGATGACGATGAACTGCGGCTGTCGCTGAAGAGCCTGCAGCGTGGTGGCGCGCCGATCGATCCGTTGATAGCGCGGCGGATTCTGGCATTGGTGCCGCCGTCGCCGCCTGAGCCCGACCCCGAGCCGATGGTGCAGTTGTCCAAACGCGAGCACGAGATCCTGCGCCTGGTCGCGCAGGGTTTCAGCAATCGCGAGATTGCCGAACTGGCGGCGTTGTCCAGGCTCACCGTCGAATGCCATACCAAGAACATCTACCGCAAACTGGCGGTCGGTTCGCGTACCGCGGCGGTGTTCGAGGCGCGCGCGCTGGGACTGCTGAACTGA
- a CDS encoding alpha/beta hydrolase family protein, with protein sequence MRWLLACACLCLSMQVCAGVDLDAFLKRDTFGTIKISPDGRYYAATVPMGDRTGMVIVDREAKRFVSKATGGRKSTVANFWWVDDARVVIAMAETEGSKDTPYLTGQLHMFDIEGGSVRNVFGVRIEPGMTARIGGPPSDMATLVDPLIDSADEILIAVWQPSSTPQTRVERLNLKSRRTRRVASAPVGRADFTVDARGQVRFADGADSRNYRRLYYRAGDKADWQLVSAQEERGEVVSALGLSADGGTAWLRVKRPDGPDRIEAMDTASLERKPLLRDERVDPYKILYDRDGRTPIGVQYMDDGVHSRFFDETSEMARSYRALEKAFPGSAVDFTSFTRDGKLALMQVWNDRTAGDYALFDMQARTADGVFESRKWLAPTALPRSERIELQARDGVRLNGYLTRPQGWTRGASPMVVMPHGGPFGIFDEWGYDTDTQILAAAGYAVLRVNYRGSGNYGLEFKQLGAQQWGGTMQDDLTDATRWAVGQGIADGGRICIFGGSYGGYAALMGVAREPALYRCAVGYVGVYDLELMHREDSRQAAWLRHWANDWVGERNTLAERSPVNLAGSIKAPVFLAAGGDDHRAPIAHSKRMEKALRKADVPVETLYYDSEGHGFVDDGHRREFYTRLLDFLARHLGGERAEDQ encoded by the coding sequence ATGAGATGGCTGCTGGCATGCGCATGCCTGTGCCTGTCGATGCAGGTGTGCGCCGGGGTGGACCTTGATGCGTTCCTGAAGCGGGATACCTTCGGCACGATCAAGATCTCGCCCGACGGCAGGTACTACGCCGCGACCGTGCCGATGGGCGACCGCACCGGCATGGTGATCGTGGACCGCGAGGCGAAGCGTTTCGTGTCCAAGGCCACCGGCGGGCGCAAGTCGACGGTGGCCAACTTCTGGTGGGTCGACGACGCCCGCGTGGTGATCGCGATGGCCGAGACCGAGGGCAGCAAGGACACGCCGTACCTCACCGGCCAATTGCACATGTTCGACATCGAAGGCGGCAGTGTCCGGAACGTGTTCGGTGTCCGCATCGAACCCGGCATGACCGCCCGGATCGGCGGGCCGCCGAGCGACATGGCGACCCTGGTCGACCCGCTGATCGATTCCGCCGACGAGATCCTGATCGCGGTCTGGCAACCGAGCTCGACCCCGCAGACCCGGGTCGAGCGCCTGAACCTGAAAAGCCGCCGTACCCGCCGGGTCGCCAGCGCGCCGGTGGGACGGGCGGACTTTACCGTCGATGCCCGGGGCCAGGTCCGCTTTGCCGATGGTGCGGACAGCCGTAATTACCGCCGCCTGTACTACCGCGCCGGCGACAAGGCCGACTGGCAGCTGGTGAGCGCGCAGGAGGAACGCGGCGAAGTGGTGTCGGCGCTGGGCCTGTCGGCCGACGGCGGCACCGCCTGGCTGCGGGTGAAGCGGCCCGACGGTCCCGACCGGATCGAGGCGATGGACACCGCCAGCCTGGAGCGCAAGCCGCTGCTGCGCGACGAGCGGGTCGACCCTTACAAGATCCTGTACGACCGCGACGGCCGCACGCCGATCGGCGTGCAGTACATGGACGACGGTGTCCACAGCCGCTTCTTCGACGAAACCTCGGAGATGGCGCGGAGTTATCGCGCGCTGGAGAAAGCGTTCCCGGGTTCGGCGGTCGATTTCACCTCGTTCACCCGCGACGGCAAGCTGGCGTTGATGCAGGTCTGGAACGACCGCACGGCCGGCGATTACGCCCTGTTCGACATGCAGGCCCGCACTGCCGACGGCGTGTTCGAGTCGCGCAAGTGGCTGGCCCCGACCGCCCTGCCGCGTAGCGAGCGCATCGAACTGCAGGCCCGCGATGGCGTGCGCCTGAACGGCTACCTGACCCGGCCGCAGGGCTGGACCCGGGGCGCCTCGCCGATGGTGGTCATGCCGCACGGCGGCCCGTTCGGCATCTTCGACGAATGGGGCTACGACACCGACACCCAGATCCTCGCGGCGGCCGGCTACGCCGTGCTGCGGGTGAACTACCGCGGTTCGGGCAACTACGGGCTGGAATTCAAGCAACTTGGCGCGCAGCAGTGGGGCGGCACCATGCAGGATGACCTGACCGACGCGACCCGCTGGGCGGTCGGGCAGGGCATTGCCGATGGCGGGCGCATCTGCATCTTCGGCGGCAGCTACGGGGGCTATGCCGCGCTGATGGGCGTGGCCCGCGAGCCGGCGTTGTATCGGTGCGCGGTCGGCTATGTCGGCGTCTACGATCTGGAGCTGATGCACCGCGAGGATTCGCGCCAGGCCGCCTGGCTCCGCCACTGGGCCAACGACTGGGTCGGCGAGCGCAACACACTGGCCGAACGCTCGCCGGTCAACCTGGCCGGGTCGATCAAGGCACCGGTGTTCCTGGCTGCCGGCGGCGACGACCATCGCGCGCCGATCGCGCACAGCAAGCGGATGGAGAAGGCGCTGCGCAAGGCCGACGTGCCGGTGGAGACCCTGTATTACGACAGCGAGGGCCATGGCTTCGTCGACGACGGGCATCGGCGCGAGTTCTACACACGATTGCTGGATTTCCTCGCCCGCCATCTCGGCGGTGAGCGGGCAGAAGATCAGTAG
- a CDS encoding 7TM diverse intracellular signaling domain-containing protein: MRVCLRWLLVALATIAFAAPASAADEPGVAVLEHGEAARSGWDAEVPPAAGWVPVTLLDLWHERWPGHDGVVWYRLRWHQDDPRRPTALLADYMSMSGAIYVNGEAVARDPSLVEPLSRTWHAPHYALLPASLLRAGENTVWLRVSGLSAYQPGAGLVRVGDPQALQQRYRSERFQRYDIKLINLAMSAVLGGVFLLMWLLRRKDSVYGWFALTELAGALYGYNHIATTVWPLPGTDAWQAFNAAFYVVAGACYALFLLRYCGRRHPRLERVLAVLSALALLSATLAPAWMGHHRNLWFAAGGLCYYVAIGWFMAQAWRSRRPDALVLAACLLLPVLVSFRDFALFFGWIEGTTYWLSLTSVLTLIGIGFVLSYRFVTAMRRVEGFNLELKREVEAATTELATTLSRQHALELAHSRAGERLQLVRDLHDGFGGTLVATIAQLEAAPAGTPRAQVVATLKELRDDLRLVIDSTAREHADLPAQLAPLRHRLGRLLETADIDSRWRLEGLEGPSWTARAAWTCCGCCRKR, translated from the coding sequence GTGCGCGTCTGTCTGCGCTGGCTGCTGGTCGCACTTGCCACCATCGCGTTCGCCGCGCCCGCGAGTGCCGCGGACGAGCCCGGCGTGGCCGTGCTGGAGCATGGCGAGGCCGCACGCTCGGGCTGGGATGCCGAGGTGCCGCCGGCCGCGGGCTGGGTGCCGGTGACCCTGCTGGACCTGTGGCACGAACGCTGGCCCGGGCACGACGGCGTGGTCTGGTATCGGCTGCGGTGGCACCAGGACGACCCGCGCCGGCCGACCGCGCTGCTGGCGGACTACATGAGCATGAGCGGCGCGATCTACGTCAACGGCGAGGCGGTCGCGCGCGATCCCAGCCTGGTCGAGCCGCTGTCGCGCACCTGGCACGCGCCGCACTACGCGCTGCTGCCGGCGTCGCTGTTGCGCGCCGGCGAGAACACCGTGTGGCTGCGCGTGTCCGGCCTGAGCGCCTACCAGCCCGGCGCCGGGCTGGTGCGGGTGGGCGATCCGCAGGCATTGCAGCAGCGCTACCGCAGCGAGCGCTTCCAACGCTACGACATCAAGCTGATCAACCTGGCGATGTCGGCGGTGCTGGGCGGGGTGTTCCTGCTGATGTGGCTGCTGCGGCGCAAGGACAGCGTGTACGGGTGGTTCGCGCTGACCGAACTGGCCGGGGCGCTGTACGGCTACAACCATATCGCCACCACCGTCTGGCCGCTGCCCGGCACCGATGCCTGGCAGGCGTTCAATGCCGCGTTCTACGTCGTCGCCGGTGCCTGTTACGCGCTGTTCCTGCTGCGCTACTGCGGGCGTCGCCATCCGCGCCTGGAGCGCGTGCTGGCGGTGCTGTCGGCGCTGGCCCTGCTGTCGGCGACCCTGGCGCCGGCGTGGATGGGGCACCATCGGAACCTGTGGTTCGCCGCCGGCGGGCTGTGCTACTACGTCGCGATCGGCTGGTTCATGGCCCAGGCCTGGCGCAGCCGCCGTCCCGACGCGCTGGTGCTGGCCGCCTGCCTGCTGCTGCCGGTGCTGGTGTCGTTCCGCGACTTCGCCCTGTTCTTCGGCTGGATCGAAGGCACCACCTACTGGCTCAGCCTGACCTCGGTGCTGACCCTGATCGGCATCGGCTTCGTACTGTCATACCGCTTCGTGACCGCGATGCGGCGGGTGGAAGGCTTCAATCTGGAACTCAAGCGCGAGGTGGAAGCGGCCACCACGGAGCTTGCCACGACGCTGTCGCGCCAGCACGCACTGGAGCTCGCGCACAGCCGTGCAGGCGAACGCCTGCAGCTGGTGCGCGACCTGCATGACGGCTTCGGCGGCACCCTGGTCGCCACCATCGCGCAACTGGAGGCGGCGCCGGCCGGCACGCCCAGGGCGCAGGTGGTCGCCACGCTCAAGGAGCTGCGCGACGACCTGCGCCTGGTGATCGACAGTACCGCGCGCGAGCACGCCGACCTGCCGGCGCAACTGGCGCCGTTGCGGCACCGCCTGGGCCGGTTGCTGGAGACGGCCGACATCGACAGCCGCTGGCGACTGGAGGGGCTGGAGGGGCCGAGCTGGACAGCGCGCGCAGCCTGGACCTGCTGCGGCTGCTGCAGGAAGCGCTGA